In one Stenotrophomonas maltophilia genomic region, the following are encoded:
- a CDS encoding LysM peptidoglycan-binding domain-containing protein: protein MSTEKKADFSGVSASVDSTAQQAPKADFSGVSGSVDSTAEVVSGGTYTVQKGDSLSKIAKAHLGDANAWKKIFEANRDVLDDPDKIFPGQTLKLPPK, encoded by the coding sequence ATGAGTACCGAGAAGAAAGCTGATTTCTCCGGCGTCAGCGCCAGCGTCGACAGTACCGCCCAGCAGGCACCGAAGGCGGACTTCTCCGGCGTCAGCGGCTCGGTGGACAGCACCGCCGAGGTGGTCAGCGGCGGCACCTACACCGTGCAGAAGGGGGACTCGCTGTCGAAGATCGCCAAGGCGCATCTTGGCGACGCCAATGCCTGGAAGAAGATCTTCGAAGCCAACCGGGACGTGCTCGATGACCCGGACAAGATTTTCCCTGGCCAGACCCTGAAACTGCCACCGAAGTAA
- the queF gene encoding NADPH-dependent 7-cyano-7-deazaguanine reductase QueF (Catalyzes the NADPH-dependent reduction of 7-cyano-7-deazaguanine (preQ0) to 7-aminomethyl-7-deazaguanine (preQ1) in queuosine biosynthesis), which produces MNTPQDSSLGREVSYPSQYDPGLLFPIPRRAARAEIGLDDTALPFVGHDRWHAFELSWLDPRGKPQVAVATVQVPCTSPCLIESKSFKLYLNSLNSTRIDSAEALHARLVDDLSACAGAPVQVAFGLPELRPVPLGESIDGLDLEIDCYGPPQADFLSADAAQPVEETLVSALLKSNCPVTGQPDWATVSLRYRGPKIDRAGLLRYLVSYREHAEFHEQCVERIFSEVSARCRPQWLEVEARYTRRGGLDINPWRASPGIAAPAATYRELRQ; this is translated from the coding sequence ATGAACACCCCCCAGGATTCCAGCCTCGGTCGCGAGGTCAGTTACCCGTCGCAGTACGATCCCGGCCTGCTGTTTCCCATCCCCCGCCGCGCCGCCCGCGCCGAGATCGGCCTCGACGACACCGCGCTGCCGTTCGTCGGCCATGATCGCTGGCATGCGTTCGAGCTGAGCTGGCTCGACCCGCGTGGCAAGCCGCAGGTGGCCGTTGCCACCGTGCAGGTGCCCTGCACCTCGCCGTGCCTGATCGAATCGAAGTCGTTCAAGCTGTACCTGAATTCCCTCAACAGCACCCGCATCGACAGTGCCGAGGCACTGCATGCGCGTCTTGTCGACGATCTGTCAGCCTGTGCCGGCGCACCCGTGCAGGTGGCGTTCGGCCTGCCCGAACTGCGCCCGGTACCTCTGGGCGAATCCATCGACGGCCTGGACCTGGAGATCGACTGCTACGGCCCCCCGCAGGCGGACTTCCTCTCGGCCGACGCTGCGCAGCCGGTGGAGGAGACGTTGGTCTCCGCGCTGCTGAAATCCAACTGCCCGGTTACCGGCCAGCCGGACTGGGCCACGGTCAGCCTGCGCTATCGGGGGCCGAAGATCGACCGGGCCGGCCTGCTGCGCTATCTGGTGAGCTACCGCGAGCACGCGGAATTCCACGAGCAGTGCGTGGAGCGGATCTTCAGCGAGGTCTCCGCGCGCTGCCGGCCGCAGTGGCTGGAAGTGGAAGCGCGCTACACGCGTCGCGGCGGCCTCGACATCAATCCATGGCGCGCCAGCCCCGGCATCGCTGCCCCGGCCGCGACCTACCGCGAGCTGCGCCAGTAA
- a CDS encoding M20 family metallopeptidase, with amino-acid sequence MRRSLLLSALILALPALAHAQDGQRPEVTAAAQRLQAKVVEWRRDFHQHPELSNREVRTSAEVAKHLRAMGLKPKTGIAHHGVVAIIEGGRPGPKIALRADMDALPVTEQTGLPFASKATDQYRGQTVGVMHACGHDAHTATLLGVAEALVAMKKDLPGQVMLIFQPAEEGAPPPEEGGAALMLKEGLFADFKPEAVFGLHVFSSVQAGQIAVRGGPLMAASDRFGIKVIGRQTHGSAPWNGVDPIVATADLVGTAQTIVSRRANLSKQPAVLTFGAINGGIRYNIIPDEVEMVGTIRTFDEGMRQQIFADLRNVAEHTAAAHGAKAVTDIYESEGNPATVNDPALTARMLPSLQAVVGKDNVYEPPLQMGAEDFSLYAKEVPGMFFFVGSTSVGIDPATAPANHSPKFLLDEKALDVGLRALLQVSLDYLHGAGTPAG; translated from the coding sequence ATGCGCCGTTCGTTGCTGCTGTCCGCCCTGATCCTGGCCCTGCCGGCCCTTGCCCATGCCCAGGACGGGCAGCGTCCCGAGGTGACCGCGGCCGCACAGCGGCTGCAGGCCAAAGTGGTGGAGTGGCGCCGTGATTTCCACCAGCATCCGGAGCTGTCCAACCGCGAAGTACGGACCTCGGCCGAGGTCGCCAAGCACCTGCGCGCAATGGGCCTGAAGCCGAAGACCGGCATTGCCCATCATGGCGTGGTGGCGATCATCGAAGGCGGCAGGCCGGGTCCGAAGATCGCCCTGCGCGCCGACATGGACGCGCTGCCGGTGACCGAACAGACCGGCCTGCCGTTCGCCTCGAAGGCGACCGATCAGTACCGCGGGCAGACGGTGGGCGTGATGCATGCCTGCGGCCATGATGCCCATACCGCCACCCTGCTGGGTGTGGCCGAGGCGCTGGTGGCAATGAAGAAGGACCTGCCGGGCCAGGTCATGCTGATCTTCCAGCCGGCAGAGGAGGGCGCGCCGCCGCCGGAAGAAGGCGGTGCCGCGCTGATGCTGAAGGAGGGCCTGTTCGCCGACTTCAAGCCGGAAGCCGTGTTCGGCCTGCATGTGTTCTCCAGCGTGCAGGCCGGTCAGATCGCCGTGCGTGGCGGTCCGCTGATGGCCGCCTCGGACCGCTTCGGCATCAAGGTGATCGGTCGCCAGACGCATGGCTCCGCGCCGTGGAACGGTGTCGACCCGATCGTTGCCACGGCCGATCTGGTCGGTACCGCGCAGACCATCGTCAGCCGTCGCGCGAATCTGTCCAAGCAGCCGGCGGTGCTCACCTTCGGTGCGATCAACGGCGGCATCCGCTACAACATCATTCCGGACGAGGTGGAGATGGTCGGCACCATCCGCACGTTCGACGAGGGCATGCGCCAGCAGATCTTCGCCGACCTGCGCAACGTCGCAGAGCACACTGCGGCCGCGCACGGGGCAAAGGCGGTCACCGACATCTACGAATCAGAGGGCAACCCGGCCACGGTCAACGATCCGGCGCTGACGGCACGCATGCTGCCGAGCCTGCAGGCGGTGGTGGGCAAGGACAACGTGTACGAACCGCCCCTGCAGATGGGCGCGGAGGACTTCTCGCTGTATGCCAAGGAGGTGCCGGGCATGTTCTTCTTCGTCGGCTCCACCAGCGTGGGCATCGATCCGGCGACGGCACCGGCCAATCATTCGCCGAAGTTCCTGCTGGATGAGAAGGCGCTGGACGTGGGACTGCGTGCGTTGCTGCAGGTGAGCCTGGATTACCTGCACGGTGCCGGCACTCCGGCAGGGTGA